The following coding sequences lie in one Kamptonema formosum PCC 6407 genomic window:
- a CDS encoding EAL domain-containing protein — protein MNSNLTSVKQLAYRTVFIYAFFSSLWILLSDTVLGSLTQTSGFFTNIQTLKGWVFVLVTSGLIYALIRRNFHSLQESYNLLEAIIEGTTDAIFVKDIEGRYLMVNSTTAQLLGRPKSEILGKDDRNFFSLETASQYQENDRAIFASGETQTIEEFGIINNIKRVYIATKYLCRDKSGKTIGLIGISRDITEIKQATEVLQKTKEKLQAVVSAAPLAIFVTDRQNYVKMWNPAAEKILGWRETEVLNSPLPIIPPQKQEECEVVRDRVFQGDSLVNLEAKAVKRNGSEIDISLSLAPLYDIDGQINSILSVIADISDRKRAEEERDRLIEELRQQTEDLTALNIVTGNSISTLRLEELLNVLLERIVTVMKADRAAILLIGEEEAATTLSVRASIGVETGISASTIPIGEGFPGIIAATRKPLYVEDAQTDGRVCNEYIQDCGIRTMLGLPLKRYDTLVGVLHVDWCSIHPYSDRELHLLEITAERCAMAILNAQLYQQTKELQERLQLQIERMPIGYIFTDPESRIQEWNPAAEQIFGFSKEEVLGRHYDIIVPPEVRSEIGDIFQQLFHSEHTKQNVNENLTKTGEIITCDWQNTTIKKEDGAVIGVLSMVQNITLQQRAEKQLWKYAFYDQITDLPNQTFFIAWLKQFAVRSLCEETTLFAVLYLDLSRFQLVKYSMGQKVANELLMAVAERLQTCRPKNDEFEQLPKINSIAHVGPDEFAILLENIQEESDAIAIAEHIQQQLSAPFKLDGCELFTDSSIGIVLSSINYQQPEQLLQAAETAMNQAKGLGKSRYAVFNTSMQERAVRPLHLDADLRRALENREFQVYYQPILSLVNHQIIGFEALVRWLHPERGLVSPAEFIPLAEESSLIIPLGAWVLCEATSQIMAWQQKFPTNPPLSISVNVSAVQLVQSCFIERIDRLLKETGINPLSLKLEITETAVMENAKSVTNILEYLKDRGIHLSIDDFGTGYSSLSYLHTFPFDTLKIDRAFVSRMSIDPKNLEIIRTIIILAHNLGMDLVAEGIETREQLNQLQQLQCEHGQGYLFSRPVDREAAERLLEMQLSSGGSNS, from the coding sequence ATGAACAGTAATTTAACTTCTGTCAAGCAATTAGCTTACAGAACTGTATTTATCTATGCCTTTTTCAGTAGCCTGTGGATTTTGCTTTCCGACACGGTACTAGGTAGTCTGACCCAGACCTCTGGATTTTTCACTAATATACAAACCCTTAAAGGGTGGGTATTTGTCCTAGTTACCAGTGGTTTAATCTATGCTCTAATTCGCCGAAATTTCCACTCCCTCCAAGAAAGCTACAACCTCTTAGAGGCAATCATTGAAGGTACGACAGATGCAATCTTTGTTAAAGACATTGAAGGGCGCTACCTGATGGTTAACTCCACAACTGCTCAGCTCTTAGGAAGACCAAAATCGGAAATTTTAGGCAAAGACGATCGGAATTTTTTCTCTCTAGAAACTGCTAGCCAATACCAAGAAAATGACCGCGCAATTTTCGCGAGTGGGGAGACTCAAACTATCGAAGAATTTGGGATAATCAATAATATCAAGCGAGTTTACATTGCCACAAAATACCTCTGCCGCGACAAGAGCGGCAAGACCATTGGCTTAATTGGCATCTCGCGAGATATCACTGAGATCAAACAGGCAACAGAAGTATTGCAAAAAACAAAAGAAAAATTGCAAGCTGTAGTTTCTGCTGCGCCACTGGCAATTTTTGTAACAGATCGCCAGAATTATGTAAAAATGTGGAACCCAGCGGCAGAGAAAATTTTGGGCTGGCGGGAAACGGAAGTTTTAAACAGTCCTCTTCCGATTATTCCACCCCAGAAACAGGAGGAATGTGAGGTTGTGCGCGATCGCGTCTTCCAAGGTGACTCCTTGGTGAATTTAGAAGCTAAAGCAGTGAAGCGCAACGGCAGCGAGATCGATATTTCTCTTTCCCTAGCGCCTTTATATGACATTGACGGTCAGATCAACAGCATTCTATCAGTCATTGCTGACATCAGCGATCGCAAACGTGCAGAAGAAGAGCGCGATCGCTTAATCGAGGAACTTCGACAACAAACCGAAGATTTGACAGCCCTTAACATTGTCACTGGCAACAGCATCAGCACCTTGAGACTAGAAGAACTGCTGAACGTGCTCTTAGAAAGAATTGTAACAGTAATGAAGGCTGACAGAGCGGCCATCCTGTTAATAGGAGAAGAGGAAGCAGCTACTACACTATCTGTACGCGCCAGCATTGGAGTTGAGACCGGAATCAGCGCTAGCACAATCCCCATTGGAGAAGGCTTTCCCGGCATCATCGCCGCCACTAGAAAACCGCTGTATGTAGAAGATGCCCAGACTGACGGGCGGGTATGCAACGAGTATATTCAAGATTGCGGAATTCGTACCATGCTAGGCTTACCCCTGAAGCGCTACGACACTTTAGTAGGCGTTCTCCATGTAGATTGGTGTAGCATTCATCCCTACAGCGATCGCGAACTACATTTATTAGAAATTACCGCCGAACGCTGTGCAATGGCAATACTTAACGCCCAGCTATATCAACAAACCAAAGAATTACAAGAACGCCTCCAGTTACAAATTGAACGAATGCCAATTGGATATATTTTCACCGATCCAGAATCCCGAATTCAAGAGTGGAATCCTGCCGCCGAACAAATATTTGGCTTTAGCAAAGAAGAAGTTTTAGGCAGACATTACGACATAATCGTTCCCCCAGAAGTTCGTAGCGAGATCGGAGATATTTTCCAGCAGCTATTTCACAGCGAACATACGAAGCAAAATGTTAATGAAAACCTCACTAAAACAGGTGAAATTATCACCTGTGACTGGCAAAATACAACGATAAAAAAAGAAGACGGCGCGGTAATTGGAGTATTGTCAATGGTACAAAACATTACCTTACAACAGCGGGCAGAAAAGCAGTTGTGGAAGTATGCTTTTTACGACCAAATTACTGATTTGCCCAATCAGACTTTTTTTATAGCTTGGCTCAAACAGTTTGCCGTGCGATCTCTCTGTGAGGAAACAACTTTATTCGCCGTACTTTACCTTGACCTCAGCCGCTTTCAGCTTGTAAAATATAGCATGGGGCAGAAAGTGGCGAACGAACTGCTAATGGCTGTAGCAGAAAGACTGCAAACTTGTCGCCCTAAAAATGATGAGTTCGAGCAGCTTCCTAAAATTAATAGCATTGCTCATGTCGGGCCAGACGAGTTTGCGATCTTATTGGAAAATATTCAGGAAGAAAGCGATGCGATCGCGATCGCCGAACACATCCAGCAGCAATTAAGCGCACCCTTCAAATTAGATGGCTGCGAATTATTCACAGACTCCAGCATCGGCATTGTCTTGAGTTCTATTAATTATCAGCAACCAGAACAACTTTTGCAAGCTGCCGAAACTGCGATGAACCAAGCCAAAGGGTTAGGAAAAAGCCGCTATGCCGTTTTTAATACATCAATGCAAGAACGAGCTGTCAGACCTTTACATTTAGATGCCGATTTACGACGAGCTTTAGAAAATAGAGAATTTCAAGTTTATTATCAGCCTATTTTGTCCCTGGTTAACCATCAAATCATCGGTTTTGAAGCTTTAGTTCGTTGGCTGCATCCAGAGAGGGGTTTAGTTTCGCCTGCGGAGTTCATTCCCCTAGCAGAAGAAAGTAGTTTAATTATACCACTAGGCGCGTGGGTTCTCTGCGAAGCAACAAGTCAAATTATGGCATGGCAGCAAAAATTCCCTACTAATCCTCCTTTATCGATCAGTGTCAATGTTTCGGCAGTGCAATTGGTTCAATCCTGCTTTATAGAGCGAATCGATCGCTTGCTAAAAGAGACAGGAATTAACCCTTTGAGCTTGAAATTAGAGATTACAGAAACAGCAGTTATGGAAAATGCTAAATCGGTAACAAATATTCTGGAATACCTGAAAGATCGGGGAATTCACTTGAGTATAGACGACTTCGGCACGGGATATTCATCTCTTTCATATCTGCATACATTTCCTTTTGACACTTTGAAAATCGATCGTGCCTTTGTTAGCCGCATGAGCATAGATCCTAAGAATTTAGAAATTATCCGCACTATCATCATATTAGCTCACAATTTAGGCATGGATTTGGTAGCAGAAGGAATAGAAACAAGAGAGCAGTTAAATCAATTGCAACAGCTACAATGCGAACATGGACAAGGCTATTTATTCTCGCGACCAGTAGATAGGGAAGCCGCCGAAAGATTGCTGGAAATGCAACTCAGTTCTGGAGGGTCAAATTCTTAG
- a CDS encoding cupin-like domain-containing protein yields MTTTTQKLQVDRRSGLTHQEFVDEYRNPNKPVIITDLSKDWRATTEFTPEFFKEKFAERIIVLADKPYKVAELMDLLVNSTKDNPAPYPLKMDLRKEFAELVPYVTPRPSITIPDRTPNPLIPSVCLNSLYDLEIFFGGPGGEFPYLHYDYLGLYAFISQVYGEKEFTLFPPEQQPYLYPRKDSPWLSDIENHHNPDIKNYPLFAQATPTTVVISAGETMFIPCGWYHTARSLTVTISVAFDQLCQSNWNFFIKECVTVRRKKYPILSRAIEAYLTVLGSLMTASERLSGTR; encoded by the coding sequence ATGACTACAACCACACAAAAGTTGCAGGTAGATCGCCGCAGTGGTCTAACTCATCAAGAATTTGTGGACGAATACCGCAATCCGAATAAACCCGTAATTATTACGGATCTTTCAAAAGATTGGCGAGCAACAACAGAGTTTACACCGGAATTTTTTAAAGAAAAATTTGCTGAAAGAATTATTGTTCTTGCGGATAAACCTTACAAGGTTGCGGAGTTGATGGATCTCTTGGTCAATTCAACCAAAGACAACCCCGCTCCTTATCCTTTGAAGATGGACTTACGCAAAGAATTTGCTGAATTAGTACCTTATGTAACACCTAGACCTAGCATTACTATCCCCGATCGCACTCCAAATCCCTTAATCCCTAGCGTGTGCTTGAATAGTTTATACGATCTAGAAATTTTTTTTGGAGGGCCAGGCGGAGAATTTCCTTACCTACATTACGATTACTTAGGTTTGTATGCCTTTATTAGTCAAGTGTATGGTGAAAAGGAATTTACACTATTTCCACCAGAGCAGCAGCCTTATCTTTACCCTCGCAAAGACTCTCCTTGGTTATCTGACATTGAGAATCACCACAATCCAGATATTAAAAACTACCCACTTTTTGCTCAAGCAACCCCAACAACTGTCGTCATCTCAGCCGGTGAAACCATGTTTATTCCCTGTGGTTGGTACCATACGGCGCGATCGCTCACAGTCACAATTTCAGTCGCCTTCGATCAGCTTTGTCAATCCAACTGGAATTTTTTCATCAAGGAATGCGTGACGGTTCGCAGAAAAAAATATCCGATCCTATCGAGAGCGATCGAGGCTTATTTAACAGTTTTAGGCTCTTTAATGACGGCTAGTGAAAGGTTGAGTGGGACAAGATAA
- a CDS encoding SIMPL domain-containing protein: protein MNRISASTYQIKPRSLLTALCLTLSLIGFTGLDPAMAQEQRLRTLTVTGRGMEAIPTTLTQVRLGVEVQGQTAAEVQQEAAKRSAAVVSLLRSRNVDKLETTGITLSPMYNYENNKQKLIGYVATNTVSFRINTESAGTLLDDAVKAGATRIDGVSFVAAESAIASAQQQALREATQDAQIQADAVLGALNLKRGEVVSVQVNGASPPPPIFQPRFAAVSNDKEAATPVVGGEQQVEASVTLQISY from the coding sequence ATGAATCGAATTAGCGCATCCACCTACCAAATTAAACCCCGGAGTCTGTTGACAGCTTTATGTTTAACTCTGAGTTTGATCGGTTTTACTGGTTTAGACCCCGCAATGGCGCAGGAGCAACGCCTGAGAACGCTAACGGTGACTGGTAGGGGTATGGAAGCAATTCCTACTACTTTAACTCAAGTGCGTTTGGGAGTTGAGGTGCAGGGACAAACGGCGGCGGAGGTGCAGCAGGAAGCGGCGAAGCGATCGGCGGCGGTGGTGTCGCTGTTGCGATCGCGTAATGTAGACAAATTGGAAACTACTGGGATTACGCTCAGTCCTATGTACAACTATGAGAATAATAAGCAAAAGTTGATCGGATATGTTGCGACTAATACTGTTAGTTTCCGCATCAATACTGAATCTGCGGGGACTTTGTTGGATGATGCGGTGAAGGCGGGGGCGACGCGAATTGATGGCGTGAGTTTTGTAGCGGCGGAAAGCGCGATCGCATCGGCCCAGCAGCAAGCGCTACGCGAAGCGACTCAAGATGCTCAAATTCAAGCGGATGCGGTTTTGGGGGCGCTGAACCTCAAGCGAGGTGAGGTTGTCAGCGTTCAGGTGAATGGTGCGAGTCCCCCACCACCAATATTTCAGCCTCGTTTTGCGGCCGTAAGCAACGATAAGGAGGCTGCGACTCCCGTAGTCGGAGGGGAACAGCAGGTGGAAGCGTCGGTGACTTTGCAAATTAGTTATTAA
- the nadB gene encoding L-aspartate oxidase, translated as MNSPNSSSLNIPSHFDVIVVGSGAAGLYASLCLPERYRVGLVTKDKLRTGSSKWAQGGIAAAIADDDSPQLHLEDTLHAGAGLCDRAAVEFLVENAPEAIASLLKLGVAFDRKENKLATTLEAAHSRSRVLHSQDTTGRAIVDILTAKVSEQPNIQVLPQALALSLWRHPETDCCQGISLLYQNQILWLRANAVVLATGGGGQIFAKTTNPSVSTGDGVALAWRAGAVMRDLEFVQFHPTALSQPGAPHFLISEAVRGEGAHLVDGDGKRFAFDYHPQGELAPRDVVSRAIFNHLEKTASDPAGANVYLDLRAIAPAQIRHRFPNIIQKCQQWGIDIFQQPIPVAPAAHYWMGGVAVDLMTSTSIKGLYAIGETASTGVHGANRLASNSLLECIVFAAQLHKLEVEAIASSEVKSWTVEVGDWSQEIEVLELVREKLPALMWHSAGICRSQSLLTEAIAQVSAWRSQLANLEISKYILNLSPSNNIEFELVTAEQQLKLAAETMNLLDIGYLILKSSLFRTESRGGHYRSDYPDTSTSWEVHTLVEREEWQTSPVSRTIPGLTHATTETGFFDENTSL; from the coding sequence TTGAACTCACCTAACTCGTCATCCTTAAATATTCCATCACACTTTGACGTTATTGTAGTCGGATCGGGAGCAGCCGGACTTTATGCTAGTCTGTGTTTGCCAGAACGTTATCGTGTAGGCTTAGTTACTAAAGACAAACTGAGAACCGGTTCGAGTAAATGGGCACAAGGAGGAATCGCCGCCGCGATCGCAGATGATGATTCCCCACAACTACATCTGGAAGATACTTTACACGCGGGAGCGGGTTTGTGCGATCGCGCAGCCGTAGAATTTCTCGTAGAAAATGCTCCAGAAGCGATCGCTTCTTTATTAAAACTTGGTGTAGCCTTTGATCGCAAAGAAAACAAACTAGCAACAACTCTAGAAGCAGCTCACTCTCGCTCTCGCGTCTTGCATTCCCAAGATACCACCGGACGAGCGATCGTTGATATCCTCACCGCCAAAGTATCAGAACAGCCCAATATCCAGGTATTACCCCAAGCCCTAGCCTTGAGTTTGTGGCGACATCCTGAAACTGATTGTTGTCAGGGTATTAGTCTGCTATACCAAAATCAAATCCTGTGGCTTAGGGCAAATGCAGTGGTTTTAGCCACCGGTGGCGGAGGGCAAATTTTTGCCAAAACTACGAATCCGTCAGTCAGTACCGGAGATGGTGTCGCCCTAGCTTGGCGGGCGGGAGCGGTAATGCGGGATTTAGAGTTCGTGCAATTTCATCCCACTGCTTTAAGTCAACCGGGCGCACCTCACTTTCTGATTAGCGAAGCAGTACGAGGAGAGGGGGCGCATTTGGTAGATGGTGATGGAAAGCGTTTTGCTTTTGACTACCATCCCCAGGGAGAGTTAGCACCACGAGATGTAGTGAGTCGGGCGATTTTTAACCATTTAGAAAAAACTGCGTCCGATCCGGCTGGAGCTAATGTTTATTTAGACTTACGAGCGATCGCACCGGCACAAATTCGCCATCGCTTTCCGAATATTATCCAAAAATGTCAGCAGTGGGGGATTGATATTTTCCAGCAACCCATACCTGTAGCACCTGCGGCGCATTATTGGATGGGAGGGGTGGCGGTAGATTTGATGACTTCTACTTCGATTAAGGGATTATATGCGATCGGCGAGACTGCCAGTACAGGGGTGCATGGCGCAAATCGTTTGGCGAGTAATTCTTTACTCGAATGTATAGTCTTTGCAGCACAATTGCACAAGTTGGAAGTGGAAGCGATCGCTAGTAGTGAGGTCAAATCTTGGACAGTCGAGGTGGGAGACTGGAGTCAGGAAATAGAGGTATTAGAGTTAGTAAGAGAAAAGTTACCGGCCCTGATGTGGCATAGTGCGGGGATTTGTCGATCGCAGTCTCTGCTAACAGAGGCGATCGCTCAAGTTAGTGCTTGGCGTTCTCAATTGGCAAATCTAGAAATTAGTAAATATATCCTCAATTTATCTCCCAGCAACAATATCGAATTTGAGTTAGTTACAGCGGAACAACAATTAAAGCTAGCAGCCGAAACCATGAATTTATTAGATATTGGCTATCTCATCCTCAAAAGTTCACTATTTCGGACTGAAAGTCGTGGGGGACATTATCGTAGCGATTATCCCGATACTTCTACCAGTTGGGAAGTACATACTCTAGTGGAAAGGGAAGAGTGGCAAACCTCCCCCGTCTCGCGAACAATCCCAGGACTCACGCACGCAACCACAGAAACCGGGTTTTTTGACGAAAATACTTCGTTGTGA
- the pcrA gene encoding DNA helicase PcrA → MTPTTDFLSQLNPSQRQSVEHFCGPLLVVAGAGSGKTRALTYRVANLIRTHRVDPDNILAVTFTNKAAREMKERIEKLFATGQAEAKYGKPLEALAPDEQARLRSGVYRNYIKPLWVGTFHSLCARILRYDIEKFQDEKGRRWRKNFSIIDESDAQSLVKDIVTRQLNLDDKKFEPRNVRYAISNAKNQGLSPREVELEQPNYRGKVIADAYNLYQDALAANNGLDFDDLIRVPVQLFSQNESVLGYWHQKFSHILVDEYQDTNRVQYDLIRLLATNNEDPQTFTNWERRSIFVVGDVDQAIYSFRMADFKILLDFQKDFGDGLADDDTRTMVKLEENYRSRDNILHAANALIENNTERIDKVLRPTRGEGEPICVERADDEIQEAEFVTNEITGLVRKNPELKWGDFAILYRTNAQSRNFEECLVRWSIPYNLVGGLKFYDRKEVKDVLAYLRLIVNPADTVSLLRIINTPRRGIGKATTDRLVQAAQQLNIPLWDILVDEESVNTLAGRTAKPIIEFMRTIRKWQEEVANTSASEVVQGILEESGYIDELKKQGTDEAEDRIENIKELYNAVQQFEEENAEEAKLENFLASAALSSDMDSMKEEESRVSLMTLHAAKGLEFPVVFLVGMEQGLLPHFRSLDDPIALEEERRLCYVGITRAQERLFITYTIERRTWGNKQLAIPSIFLGELPREFLSGNTVKKKTAKTPVSQSPSNKLKGKTGNTKLMDWKVGDRVVHSSFGLGQVTYILGTGDKFTLAIRFSGSGQKILDPRTAPLQKVN, encoded by the coding sequence ATGACACCAACTACTGATTTTCTCAGCCAACTCAACCCCTCACAGCGCCAATCCGTCGAGCATTTTTGCGGCCCATTATTAGTAGTAGCAGGCGCAGGTTCCGGCAAAACGCGGGCTCTAACCTATCGAGTTGCTAATTTAATTCGCACCCATCGAGTCGATCCTGATAATATCCTCGCCGTAACTTTTACGAACAAAGCGGCGCGGGAAATGAAAGAGAGAATAGAGAAATTGTTTGCAACTGGGCAAGCTGAGGCGAAATATGGTAAACCATTAGAAGCATTAGCACCTGATGAACAGGCAAGACTGCGATCGGGGGTTTATAGAAATTATATCAAACCTCTGTGGGTAGGTACATTTCACAGTCTTTGTGCTCGGATTCTCCGCTACGACATCGAGAAATTTCAAGACGAAAAAGGTCGTCGCTGGCGGAAAAATTTCTCCATTATCGATGAATCTGATGCTCAAAGTCTGGTGAAAGATATCGTCACCCGACAGCTAAATCTGGACGACAAAAAATTTGAACCCCGTAATGTTCGCTACGCAATTAGCAATGCTAAAAACCAAGGCTTATCTCCCAGAGAAGTCGAATTAGAACAACCGAATTATCGGGGAAAAGTAATCGCTGATGCCTACAATCTTTATCAAGATGCTCTCGCTGCTAACAACGGACTAGACTTCGATGATTTAATTCGCGTACCCGTACAATTGTTCAGTCAAAACGAGTCAGTATTGGGTTACTGGCATCAAAAATTTAGCCATATTTTAGTAGACGAATACCAAGATACCAACCGCGTCCAGTATGACTTAATTCGCCTGTTAGCCACAAATAACGAAGATCCCCAAACATTTACAAACTGGGAAAGACGCTCTATTTTTGTAGTGGGTGATGTCGATCAAGCGATTTATTCTTTCCGCATGGCAGACTTCAAAATTCTGCTCGATTTTCAGAAAGACTTCGGCGACGGTTTGGCGGACGATGATACCCGGACAATGGTAAAATTAGAGGAGAATTATCGCTCCAGAGACAACATTTTACACGCTGCTAATGCCCTAATTGAAAACAACACCGAACGCATCGATAAAGTATTGCGGCCAACTCGCGGGGAGGGAGAACCAATTTGTGTAGAGCGCGCGGATGATGAAATTCAAGAGGCAGAATTTGTCACCAATGAAATTACAGGACTGGTGCGGAAGAATCCCGAATTAAAATGGGGAGATTTTGCTATATTATACCGCACAAATGCCCAATCGCGCAACTTTGAAGAGTGTCTAGTGCGGTGGAGTATACCTTACAATTTAGTTGGCGGCTTGAAGTTTTATGACCGCAAAGAAGTTAAAGATGTATTAGCCTATTTAAGATTAATTGTTAATCCTGCGGATACTGTCAGCCTGTTACGAATTATCAACACACCTCGGCGTGGTATTGGCAAAGCTACGACAGATAGGTTAGTACAAGCTGCTCAGCAATTGAATATTCCGCTGTGGGATATTCTAGTTGATGAAGAATCTGTTAACACTTTAGCAGGGCGGACTGCTAAGCCGATTATTGAATTTATGCGGACGATCCGAAAGTGGCAAGAGGAAGTGGCAAATACCTCTGCTTCTGAGGTTGTCCAAGGTATTTTAGAAGAATCTGGTTACATTGATGAGTTAAAAAAACAAGGTACTGATGAAGCAGAAGATCGCATAGAAAACATCAAAGAACTATACAATGCAGTACAGCAATTTGAAGAAGAAAATGCCGAAGAAGCTAAACTAGAAAATTTCTTGGCGAGTGCTGCTTTGAGTTCGGATATGGATAGCATGAAAGAGGAAGAATCGCGGGTTTCTTTGATGACTCTCCACGCTGCGAAAGGGTTAGAATTTCCAGTAGTGTTTTTAGTGGGAATGGAACAGGGATTGTTACCACATTTTCGCAGTTTAGACGATCCTATTGCTTTGGAGGAGGAACGCCGCCTTTGTTATGTTGGGATTACTCGCGCTCAGGAAAGGTTGTTCATTACTTATACCATAGAGCGCCGCACTTGGGGAAATAAGCAGTTAGCTATTCCTTCGATATTTTTAGGAGAATTACCGAGGGAGTTTTTGAGCGGAAATACCGTTAAGAAAAAGACAGCTAAAACACCTGTTTCGCAATCGCCATCTAATAAGTTGAAAGGCAAAACTGGGAATACAAAGTTAATGGATTGGAAGGTAGGAGATCGCGTTGTTCATTCATCTTTTGGACTGGGACAAGTTACCTATATTTTAGGAACTGGCGATAAATTTACTTTGGCGATTAGGTTTTCTGGATCGGGTCAAAAAATCCTCGATCCGAGAACTGCACCGCTGCAAAAAGTGAATTAA
- a CDS encoding tetratricopeptide repeat protein, producing the protein MIRLILTSLTVTLVIAITWLGNLTHAIALSSTPEAANPQEELGELVQKAFAATNKGDFIKAESFWTQIVEKFPEIAPAWSNRGNSRVSQNKLEEALLDYEKASELAPDAPDPYLNRGTALEGLGRWSEAIASYNRVLELDPEDPAAYNNRGNAEAGLGEWDLAIADYRKAADLAPEYAFARANYALTLYQTGETAEAITTMKNLVRRYPKFADMRAALTAALWETGQHGEAESNWVAAVGLDSRYKDLNWVATIRRWPPAVVAALDKFLHLK; encoded by the coding sequence ATGATTCGCTTAATTTTGACATCTTTGACTGTTACTTTAGTGATCGCAATCACTTGGTTGGGTAATTTAACTCACGCGATCGCGCTTTCTTCAACACCAGAAGCTGCTAATCCCCAGGAAGAATTAGGCGAACTGGTGCAGAAAGCTTTTGCTGCTACGAATAAGGGCGATTTTATTAAGGCTGAGAGTTTCTGGACGCAGATTGTTGAGAAGTTCCCAGAAATTGCCCCAGCTTGGAGCAATCGCGGCAATTCTAGAGTAAGTCAAAATAAGCTAGAGGAGGCGCTTTTAGACTATGAGAAAGCGAGCGAATTGGCTCCTGACGCTCCCGATCCTTATTTAAATCGAGGCACGGCTTTGGAGGGTTTGGGGCGGTGGTCAGAGGCGATCGCATCTTATAATCGTGTACTAGAATTAGACCCTGAAGATCCAGCCGCTTACAATAACCGAGGGAATGCAGAAGCGGGTTTAGGAGAGTGGGATCTTGCGATCGCAGACTACCGCAAAGCTGCTGACTTAGCTCCCGAATACGCCTTTGCCCGTGCTAATTACGCCCTCACTCTTTACCAAACTGGCGAAACTGCTGAAGCTATCACCACAATGAAAAATTTAGTCCGCAGATACCCAAAATTTGCCGATATGCGAGCAGCATTAACTGCGGCCCTTTGGGAAACGGGACAGCATGGAGAAGCTGAGAGTAATTGGGTGGCCGCTGTTGGGCTCGATAGTCGTTATAAAGACCTAAATTGGGTAGCAACCATTCGCCGCTGGCCGCCTGCGGTTGTGGCTGCATTGGATAAGTTTCTGCATTTGAAGTAA
- a CDS encoding DUF4278 domain-containing protein, with the protein MTWFFVTPLVIALAVTFIFKNCANEAAYLAGTIVTISLIISLFLAPWQIKALLLIFVILASRKLLQSIHPVDDEEKKINLTYRGANYEAFPPSVEVCDGEITGKYRGQIWRTPKLKNTTVVTAGMKYRGAPVKSEQAIVPAVEKDMNLE; encoded by the coding sequence ATGACTTGGTTTTTTGTTACTCCTTTGGTAATTGCTCTCGCAGTGACTTTTATTTTTAAGAATTGCGCTAACGAAGCCGCCTATCTTGCCGGAACAATTGTCACGATCAGCTTAATTATAAGTTTGTTTTTAGCTCCTTGGCAAATCAAGGCATTACTTTTAATCTTCGTAATTTTAGCTAGTAGAAAGCTCTTGCAGTCAATTCATCCTGTTGATGATGAAGAGAAGAAAATTAACCTCACTTATCGCGGTGCTAACTATGAAGCTTTCCCTCCCTCAGTTGAAGTCTGCGATGGAGAAATTACAGGCAAATATCGCGGTCAAATTTGGAGAACGCCGAAGCTAAAAAATACTACTGTGGTGACAGCAGGGATGAAATATCGAGGTGCTCCTGTTAAGTCAGAACAAGCCATCGTGCCTGCGGTGGAAAAAGATATGAATCTTGAATGA